A window from Enterocloster bolteae encodes these proteins:
- a CDS encoding sensor domain-containing phosphodiesterase, with product MKKRLIPIVLFLSLVGLGGLSLVSIHNLQGNARVINYTGVVRGATQRLVKEELKGRADDALIARLDGIMEELATGVGENRLIRLNDQAYQELLASMEDQWQVLKEEIMLVRQGKDSEELFELSEHYFQLADTTVTAAEQYTEKQVNRTSRGFGILILGAMGVWGILVWQERRQDKMQAVIREKENANRQQKQRLDRMWDTLRAPLNDISEMMYVSDVETHELLFLNEAGMRNFHLDSIEGKRCYEVFHGRSEPCPFCSEHFTDYDNIVTWENTNPITGRHYLLKDRLIEWNDRPARLEIAFDVTEAEKEKQSLKFALRAEDMLVDCVRSLYEDRGIGEMLPVILDKLGRFMNADRSYVFMLRDGKLYNEYEWCAEGVESQMDMLQGLPLEFIDRWLKIFDRQECMVLEDVQDLKEDYRNEYEILTAQGITSLVAAPLERDGHFCGAIGVDNPPLEQLVNIGPLLRTLGYFLMLSYRRDENEKELNRLSYHDTLTSFYNRNRYTADTDNLRVTDSPVGIVYLDVNGLKDINDLRGHAFGDKVLVECARRMRETFDGADFYRIGGDEFVIICREWSKEVFEEKVELLRKNFERDSICRAAVGSRWAEGSDDLSQIIADADARMYEDKKEFYRRSPVSRRYRHQSDEVINLSNPEVLADELGKNHFVVYVQPKVSSADRSAVGAEALIRYQSKEGSMVLPGNFLPLLEEAQTISQVDFFVFEFICSKVKEWADREKQAFPVSVNFSRFSLAQPSFVEQLVKLCDKYGISPGLLEIEITESIRNAPEIDLKELIGKLRQAGFTVALDDFGTEYVNLSLLSSVEFDVLKLDKTMVDDMVNNPKAQAIIESIAGICKKMGIRVVAEGIETEEQMSVLRTCGVETAQGYLFSRPIPVEEYEEKYL from the coding sequence ATGAAGAAAAGACTGATTCCCATTGTTCTTTTCCTGTCCCTGGTGGGACTGGGAGGCCTGTCCCTTGTGTCCATACACAATCTCCAGGGAAATGCCAGGGTTATCAACTATACAGGTGTTGTCAGAGGCGCCACCCAACGCCTTGTAAAGGAAGAATTGAAAGGGCGGGCGGATGACGCCCTTATTGCGCGTTTGGACGGCATTATGGAGGAGCTGGCCACCGGGGTGGGGGAAAACCGCCTCATCCGTTTGAATGATCAGGCCTACCAGGAGCTGCTGGCATCCATGGAGGACCAGTGGCAGGTGCTTAAGGAAGAAATCATGCTGGTGAGGCAGGGGAAGGATTCAGAAGAGCTGTTTGAACTCAGCGAGCATTATTTCCAGCTGGCGGATACAACCGTGACAGCGGCGGAGCAGTATACTGAGAAACAGGTGAACCGTACCAGCAGGGGATTCGGAATTCTGATACTTGGGGCCATGGGTGTGTGGGGAATCCTGGTATGGCAGGAGCGCAGGCAGGATAAGATGCAGGCCGTCATACGGGAAAAGGAAAATGCCAACCGGCAGCAGAAGCAGCGTCTGGACCGTATGTGGGATACGCTTCGCGCGCCCCTCAACGATATATCCGAGATGATGTATGTCTCTGACGTGGAGACCCATGAGCTGCTTTTTCTGAACGAGGCCGGAATGAGGAATTTTCATCTGGATTCCATTGAAGGAAAGCGCTGTTATGAGGTATTCCACGGACGCAGTGAGCCATGTCCGTTCTGCAGTGAGCATTTTACGGATTACGATAATATTGTCACATGGGAGAATACCAACCCCATAACAGGCCGCCATTATCTGTTAAAGGACCGCCTGATCGAATGGAATGACAGACCGGCCCGCCTGGAGATTGCCTTTGACGTGACGGAAGCGGAAAAGGAGAAACAAAGTCTTAAGTTTGCCCTTCGCGCAGAGGATATGCTGGTGGACTGTGTGCGCAGCCTTTATGAAGACAGGGGCATCGGGGAGATGCTTCCCGTTATCCTTGATAAACTGGGGCGGTTCATGAACGCGGACCGGTCTTATGTATTCATGCTGAGGGACGGCAAGCTGTACAATGAATACGAGTGGTGCGCCGAGGGCGTGGAATCCCAGATGGATATGCTGCAGGGTCTGCCTCTGGAATTCATCGACCGCTGGCTTAAAATCTTTGACAGGCAGGAATGTATGGTGTTAGAGGATGTGCAGGATCTGAAGGAGGACTACAGAAATGAGTATGAGATTTTAACGGCCCAGGGGATCACCAGTCTGGTGGCGGCGCCTCTGGAACGGGACGGTCATTTCTGCGGTGCCATTGGAGTGGATAATCCTCCTTTGGAACAGCTGGTCAATATCGGCCCACTTCTGCGCACACTGGGTTATTTTCTTATGCTGTCCTACCGCAGGGATGAGAATGAAAAGGAATTAAACAGGCTCAGCTATCATGACACCCTGACCTCCTTCTACAACCGCAACCGGTATACTGCCGATACGGATAACCTGAGAGTTACGGATTCCCCGGTGGGCATTGTATATCTGGATGTCAACGGCCTGAAGGATATCAATGATTTGAGAGGCCACGCATTTGGAGATAAGGTACTGGTGGAATGCGCCAGGAGGATGCGGGAGACGTTTGATGGAGCTGATTTCTACCGAATCGGCGGGGATGAATTTGTCATCATCTGCCGGGAATGGAGCAAGGAAGTATTTGAAGAAAAGGTGGAGCTGCTCAGGAAGAATTTTGAGCGGGATTCCATATGCAGGGCAGCTGTGGGCAGCCGCTGGGCAGAGGGAAGCGATGATTTGTCCCAAATCATTGCGGATGCAGATGCAAGGATGTATGAGGATAAGAAAGAATTTTACCGCCGGAGTCCTGTGTCCCGGCGCTACAGGCACCAGAGCGACGAGGTAATCAATCTGTCCAACCCGGAGGTACTGGCAGACGAACTGGGAAAGAATCATTTCGTGGTCTATGTGCAGCCAAAGGTTTCCTCTGCGGACCGGTCCGCGGTGGGGGCAGAGGCGCTGATACGATATCAGTCCAAGGAAGGGTCCATGGTGCTGCCGGGCAATTTCCTGCCCCTTCTGGAGGAAGCCCAGACCATCAGCCAGGTGGACTTCTTTGTCTTTGAATTTATCTGTTCCAAGGTAAAGGAGTGGGCTGACCGGGAGAAGCAGGCATTTCCTGTTTCAGTGAACTTTTCCAGGTTTTCACTGGCCCAGCCCTCCTTTGTGGAACAGCTGGTGAAGCTGTGTGATAAATATGGAATCTCTCCGGGACTGCTGGAAATCGAGATAACAGAGAGCATACGGAACGCGCCGGAAATCGACTTAAAGGAGCTCATAGGGAAACTGCGCCAGGCAGGATTTACAGTTGCCCTGGATGATTTTGGAACAGAGTATGTGAATCTGTCCCTGTTATCCTCAGTGGAATTCGACGTGCTCAAATTAGATAAGACCATGGTGGACGACATGGTCAATAACCCCAAGGCCCAGGCCATCATTGAGTCCATAGCGGGAATCTGCAAAAAAATGGGAATCCGGGTGGTGGCAGAGGGAATCGAGACAGAGGAGCAGATGTCCGTGCTTCGTACCTGCGGGGTGGAGACAGCCCAGGGATACCTGTTCAGCAGGCCCATACCCGTGGAGGAGTATGAGGAGAAGTATCTGTAA
- a CDS encoding RelA/SpoT domain-containing protein, producing the protein MDLINQFIENYKKKMNFYETAGRMAARQLESALQAAGIRAIVTSRAKAPGRLKSKVLIRNSRRAVPYKNMREIYEDIADLCGVRVSLYFPGDRDKADSLINDLFTLLETKQFPEQSKAPSYNKRFSGYWANHYRAHMREESLDRSQKKYTTARIEIQVASVLMHAWSEVEHDLVYKPLQGTLSDEELAILDELNGLVLAGEIALERLQNAGNERIRNKNAEFGSQYELASYLYNYLSNNFRPEDIELRMGNIELLFKLSSRLKINSVKELEPVLKSVKFEKDRRNISQQIIDQMITGSEKRYHIYQELRAGQDGIGEDERHAVEYFFSQWVPLEQLLNRVSSKNSPKVRGAFNINILKRLNLLDKECINQIVSLRKIRNVLIHDIEIPEADYINRQGDEAQSLFHKLSEQFAAPA; encoded by the coding sequence ATGGATTTAATCAACCAGTTCATAGAGAATTACAAGAAAAAGATGAACTTTTATGAAACAGCCGGCCGGATGGCTGCCCGGCAGTTAGAGAGCGCCCTTCAGGCAGCCGGTATACGGGCCATCGTGACCTCCCGCGCAAAAGCCCCGGGGCGTCTGAAAAGCAAGGTCCTCATACGCAATTCCAGGCGGGCGGTCCCCTATAAAAACATGCGTGAAATATACGAGGATATCGCAGATCTGTGCGGTGTCAGGGTGTCACTGTACTTCCCCGGTGACCGCGACAAGGCGGACAGCCTTATCAACGACCTTTTCACCCTTCTGGAGACCAAGCAGTTTCCGGAACAGTCCAAGGCGCCTTCTTATAATAAGCGTTTTTCCGGTTACTGGGCCAACCACTACCGGGCTCATATGAGGGAGGAATCCCTGGACCGTTCCCAGAAAAAGTATACCACGGCCCGCATTGAGATACAGGTGGCTTCGGTCCTTATGCACGCCTGGTCCGAGGTGGAGCACGATCTGGTCTACAAGCCCCTGCAGGGAACCCTGTCCGATGAGGAGCTGGCGATTCTGGACGAGCTGAACGGCCTGGTCCTTGCCGGGGAAATTGCCCTGGAGCGCTTGCAGAACGCGGGCAATGAGCGCATACGGAACAAAAATGCAGAGTTCGGTTCCCAGTACGAGCTGGCTTCCTACCTGTATAATTATCTCAGCAACAATTTCCGTCCCGAGGACATAGAGCTGCGCATGGGGAATATTGAGCTGCTGTTCAAACTCAGCAGCCGCCTGAAAATAAACAGCGTAAAAGAGCTGGAGCCAGTACTCAAATCCGTGAAATTCGAGAAGGACCGGCGCAACATTTCCCAGCAGATCATTGACCAGATGATTACGGGCAGTGAAAAGCGTTACCATATTTACCAGGAGCTGCGGGCCGGCCAGGACGGCATAGGCGAGGACGAGCGCCATGCTGTGGAATATTTTTTCAGCCAGTGGGTTCCCCTGGAACAGCTGCTTAACCGCGTCTCCTCCAAAAACTCCCCCAAGGTGCGGGGAGCCTTCAATATCAACATCCTGAAGCGGCTGAATCTGCTGGACAAGGAGTGCATCAACCAGATTGTATCCCTGCGCAAGATCCGCAATGTGCTGATTCACGATATTGAAATTCCGGAAGCAGATTATATCAACCGGCAGGGAGACGAAGCCCAGTCCCTGTTCCACAAGCTGTCGGAGCAGTTTGCCGCCCCGGCTTAA
- a CDS encoding aromatic acid exporter family protein, with the protein MHRYGRLLKILKIAVGSMLAMAAAQALGLRYSSSAGVITLLSIQDTKRETIRVTGRRFLAFLAAMVLGPVSFALAGYRPLAMGIFLLMFTPLCMKWGIQEGISVNTVLMTHILAEGSMGMADIANEALLLFVGTGVGVVLNLYIPGSETAIRSAQGEIEETFISLLSRMASELETPGENGEQPDGRGFQALEQALGQALEQGERRAYEGMENSLLADTRYYLAYMGLRKNQFAILCRMRDCFSRMESTPDQALVVADLLQSVSGSFHERNNALGLLDELEQVKLQMKAQPLPVRRQEFESRALLYLGLLELEQFLVLKKEFALGLSRDEIRRFWGRG; encoded by the coding sequence ATGCACAGGTACGGCCGTTTACTTAAAATCCTAAAAATAGCCGTGGGAAGCATGCTGGCCATGGCGGCTGCCCAGGCGCTGGGCCTTAGATACAGCTCCTCTGCCGGTGTGATTACCCTGCTCAGTATCCAGGATACGAAGCGGGAAACCATACGGGTTACAGGCAGGCGGTTTCTGGCTTTCCTGGCGGCAATGGTCCTGGGGCCGGTATCCTTTGCATTGGCAGGGTACCGGCCTTTGGCAATGGGGATTTTTCTTCTGATGTTTACCCCGCTGTGTATGAAATGGGGCATACAGGAGGGGATATCCGTGAACACGGTCCTGATGACCCATATTCTGGCTGAGGGATCCATGGGAATGGCGGATATTGCCAATGAAGCCCTTCTGCTGTTTGTGGGCACGGGAGTGGGCGTTGTGCTCAACCTGTATATTCCCGGATCGGAGACAGCCATACGCTCTGCACAGGGGGAGATTGAAGAAACGTTCATCAGCCTGCTGAGCCGGATGGCATCAGAGCTGGAAACACCGGGAGAGAATGGGGAGCAGCCGGACGGCCGCGGGTTTCAGGCCCTGGAACAGGCATTGGGGCAGGCATTGGAGCAGGGCGAACGCAGAGCCTACGAGGGGATGGAGAACAGTCTTTTGGCGGACACACGCTATTATCTTGCCTATATGGGGCTGAGGAAGAACCAGTTTGCCATCCTTTGCAGGATGCGGGACTGCTTTTCAAGAATGGAGTCCACACCGGACCAGGCGCTGGTGGTGGCGGACCTGCTTCAATCTGTAAGCGGTTCCTTCCATGAAAGGAACAATGCCCTGGGATTGCTGGATGAGCTCGAACAGGTGAAATTACAAATGAAGGCCCAGCCTCTTCCTGTCCGCAGGCAGGAATTTGAGAGCCGGGCCTTACTGTACCTGGGTCTGCTGGAACTGGAACAGTTCCTGGTGCTGAAAAAGGAGTTTGCGCTGGGGCTGAGCCGGGATGAAATCCGCAGGTTCTGGGGGAGGGGATGA
- a CDS encoding FAD-dependent oxidoreductase, translating to MRILIVGGVAGGASVAARARRLDARSEIIMFERGHHVSFSNCALPYYLSGTVKNSDALVMMSPEKFKKQYDIEARTDSEVLSVDREKKTIRVKNGCTGDVYEERYDILVLSPGASPIRPKSIEGVDRPNVFTVRNVTDIVNLKKFVTDCQIRDVAVVGGGFIGIEVAENLNMDGRHVSVIEAQDQIMAPFDYDMVQMLQKELLDHGVDVIVNDGVSAIGEDSITLASGKAVRAGMTVLAIGVAPETGLAKDMGLELGETGAIKVDHNYRTSDPDIYAVGDAIQVFNRLTHKPSRLALAGPAQRQARAAADHMYGIPHNNKGVIGSCAVRIFDLNAAATGLNEKAAAEAGIPHDSVYIIPTDKVGLMPGSAPLHFKLVYEYPTGKILGAQAIGRGNADKRIDVIAAMISMGGTLEDLKELELCYSPVFGTAKDVVNQAALAALNLLYGRVRQVPVTKVRELVETGACIIDVREKNEYGLGHLKTSVNIPLSELRDRLDEIPRDRPVYLHCRSSQRSYNACMALVNRGYRNVWNISGSYLGICLYEYFTDVTTGREKIVTEYNFK from the coding sequence ATGAGAATATTGATTGTTGGCGGTGTGGCAGGCGGCGCGTCTGTGGCGGCCAGGGCCAGGAGACTGGATGCCCGGTCTGAAATTATCATGTTTGAGAGAGGTCATCATGTGTCATTTTCCAACTGCGCCCTCCCCTACTACCTCAGCGGCACGGTAAAGAACAGCGATGCCCTGGTTATGATGAGTCCGGAGAAGTTTAAGAAGCAGTATGACATAGAGGCGAGAACGGACAGCGAGGTGCTGTCAGTGGACAGGGAGAAGAAAACCATCCGGGTAAAAAACGGGTGTACCGGGGATGTCTATGAGGAGCGGTATGATATTTTGGTCCTCTCTCCGGGGGCGAGTCCCATCCGGCCAAAGAGCATAGAGGGCGTGGACAGGCCCAATGTATTCACTGTAAGGAATGTGACGGATATTGTGAACCTGAAGAAATTTGTCACCGACTGCCAGATCCGGGATGTGGCTGTGGTGGGAGGAGGATTCATCGGCATTGAAGTGGCCGAGAATCTGAACATGGACGGAAGGCATGTATCTGTCATTGAGGCCCAGGACCAGATTATGGCGCCTTTTGATTATGATATGGTTCAGATGCTCCAGAAGGAGCTGCTGGACCATGGAGTGGATGTAATTGTAAATGACGGTGTCAGCGCCATCGGGGAAGACAGCATTACCCTGGCTTCGGGTAAGGCTGTCAGGGCAGGGATGACTGTGCTGGCCATCGGTGTTGCGCCTGAGACCGGACTTGCTAAGGATATGGGGCTGGAGCTGGGAGAGACTGGGGCCATTAAGGTGGATCATAATTACAGGACCAGTGACCCTGACATCTATGCGGTGGGAGACGCCATCCAGGTGTTTAACCGGCTGACCCATAAGCCGTCCAGACTGGCTCTGGCGGGACCGGCCCAGAGACAGGCCAGGGCAGCGGCAGACCATATGTACGGCATACCCCATAATAACAAGGGGGTCATTGGTTCCTGTGCGGTCCGTATCTTTGACCTGAACGCAGCGGCCACCGGACTGAACGAAAAAGCAGCCGCAGAAGCCGGCATTCCCCATGATTCTGTGTATATCATACCCACGGACAAGGTGGGGCTTATGCCGGGAAGCGCTCCCCTGCACTTTAAGCTGGTTTATGAATATCCCACAGGAAAGATTCTGGGAGCCCAGGCCATTGGACGGGGAAATGCGGATAAGAGGATAGATGTCATTGCGGCCATGATTTCCATGGGAGGCACCCTGGAGGATTTGAAGGAGCTGGAGCTGTGTTATTCCCCGGTATTCGGCACTGCCAAGGATGTGGTAAACCAGGCAGCCCTGGCGGCCCTGAACCTGCTCTATGGAAGAGTGAGGCAGGTGCCTGTGACGAAGGTGCGGGAGCTGGTGGAGACAGGCGCGTGCATTATAGATGTGCGCGAAAAGAATGAGTACGGCCTGGGCCATTTAAAGACATCCGTCAATATCCCATTGTCGGAGCTTCGGGACCGTCTGGATGAGATACCCAGGGATCGCCCTGTGTATCTCCACTGCCGCTCCAGCCAGAGAAGCTATAATGCGTGTATGGCCCTTGTGAACCGGGGGTACAGGAATGTGTGGAATATATCGGGTTCTTACCTGGGAATCTGCCTGTATGAGTATTTTACAGATGTGACCACCGGGCGTGAGAAGATTGTAACTGAGTATAATTTCAAGTGA
- a CDS encoding C-GCAxxG-C-C family (seleno)protein: protein MTRDRIYEYFIEKDNNCAEAMLRALNDEYCLGIPDDSVKLVGGFGGGMGCGKACGALCGGCSAISYRLIHERAHATPELKPAVAAFAEEFVERFGSDACCELVKTYKKEDTRCLDMICMAADIADACFERIISEEREQSK, encoded by the coding sequence ATGACAAGGGACAGGATTTATGAGTACTTCATCGAAAAGGATAATAACTGTGCGGAAGCCATGCTGCGGGCACTGAATGATGAATACTGCCTGGGTATACCGGATGATTCGGTAAAGCTGGTGGGCGGATTCGGAGGGGGAATGGGATGCGGGAAGGCGTGCGGCGCGCTGTGCGGAGGATGTTCCGCCATCAGCTATCGGCTCATTCATGAGAGGGCTCATGCCACCCCGGAGCTTAAACCGGCTGTGGCCGCATTTGCGGAGGAATTTGTGGAGCGTTTTGGTTCGGATGCCTGCTGTGAGCTGGTTAAGACCTATAAAAAAGAAGATACCCGCTGTCTCGACATGATTTGTATGGCTGCGGACATTGCGGATGCATGTTTTGAGAGAATTATATCAGAAGAAAGGGAACAGAGCAAATGA
- the xylB gene encoding xylulokinase, translated as MLYIGVDLGTSAVKLLLMDGSGRIHKVVSREYPLYFPHPAWSEQNPEDWFTASMDGMKELTSECDKSQVAGISFGGQMHGLVTLDQADEVIRPAILWNDGRSEKETDYLNQTIGKEKLSAYTANIAFTGFTAPKILWMKRNEPENFARICRIMLPKDYLAYRLSGSFCTDYSDASGMLLLDVAHKCWSEEMMELCGITRKQLPDLYESYEVVGNLKEELAKELGFSQDVKIIAGAGDNAAAAVGTGTVGEGCCNISLGTSGTIFISSESFKVDCNNALHSFDHADGHFHLMGCMLSAASCNKWWMEEILKTKEFSREQEGIVKLGENHVFYLPYLMGERSPHNDPRARACFIGMTMDTSREEMTQAVLEGVVYGLRDSLEVARSLGIRIDRTKICGGGAKSPLWKKMVANIMNVKVDVVENEEGPALGGAILAAVGCKEYPDVKTAADSIVKVTETIEPDGELTEKYEKQYSKFRQMYPALKAVFQNLGE; from the coding sequence GGTCGGAACAGAACCCGGAGGACTGGTTTACGGCCTCCATGGACGGCATGAAGGAGCTGACCTCGGAGTGTGACAAATCACAGGTGGCAGGCATCAGCTTCGGAGGCCAGATGCACGGTCTGGTGACACTGGATCAGGCGGATGAGGTCATCCGCCCGGCCATCCTCTGGAATGACGGACGGTCCGAGAAGGAGACAGATTACCTGAACCAGACCATCGGCAAGGAAAAGCTGTCCGCTTACACGGCCAACATTGCCTTCACCGGCTTCACGGCCCCTAAGATTCTCTGGATGAAGCGAAATGAACCGGAGAACTTTGCGCGCATATGCAGGATCATGCTGCCAAAGGATTATCTGGCTTACAGGCTGTCAGGCAGCTTCTGTACGGATTATTCCGATGCATCCGGCATGCTGCTTCTGGATGTGGCCCATAAGTGCTGGTCCGAGGAAATGATGGAGCTGTGCGGCATTACCAGAAAACAGCTCCCGGATCTGTATGAGAGCTATGAGGTAGTGGGAAATCTGAAGGAGGAACTGGCTAAGGAGCTGGGATTTTCACAGGATGTAAAAATCATTGCCGGCGCAGGGGACAATGCCGCTGCCGCTGTTGGAACAGGAACCGTTGGCGAGGGATGTTGCAACATTTCCCTGGGTACCAGCGGAACCATCTTTATTTCCAGTGAGAGCTTTAAGGTGGACTGCAACAATGCCCTTCATTCCTTTGACCATGCGGACGGACATTTCCATCTCATGGGATGTATGCTCAGCGCTGCTTCCTGCAACAAGTGGTGGATGGAGGAAATCCTTAAGACCAAGGAGTTTTCCAGGGAACAGGAGGGAATCGTTAAGCTGGGTGAGAACCATGTGTTCTATCTGCCCTATCTCATGGGAGAGCGTTCTCCCCACAACGACCCAAGGGCCAGGGCATGTTTTATCGGCATGACCATGGATACCAGCAGGGAGGAGATGACCCAGGCCGTGCTGGAAGGCGTGGTATACGGACTCAGGGATTCGCTGGAGGTGGCCAGAAGCTTGGGCATCCGCATTGACCGCACTAAAATCTGCGGCGGCGGCGCAAAGAGCCCGCTGTGGAAGAAGATGGTGGCCAACATCATGAATGTAAAGGTGGATGTGGTTGAAAATGAGGAAGGCCCTGCCCTGGGAGGCGCCATACTGGCGGCCGTGGGCTGCAAAGAGTACCCGGATGTGAAAACTGCTGCTGACAGCATCGTGAAAGTGACGGAAACCATTGAACCTGATGGGGAACTGACGGAGAAATATGAAAAACAGTACAGCAAGTTCAGGCAGATGTATCCTGCGCTTAAGGCTGTATTCCAGAATTTAGGAGAATAG